GGCTCACAGCCCATGTATCTATGTCGTCAGGATCTGACCACACGAGGTCGCAAAAGGCTCCTTCATGAGGAATTTCCTGGGCACGGGCAACGACCCGAATCTGATCAATAGTCCGAATCTCGGGACTCAAACCACCGTGGACGCAGAGCAACTCTCCGTCAACTATAGCGGCGAGAACAAGGAAATCAAAGACATGACAGCATGCCTTCCATACGGATGCGTTGCCATATTTCTGCTGGCATTCTTCGTAGAAGCCGTAGACTTGTGTGATTTGACGAGATTCGTGGTTTCCTCTGACGAGAACAATGCGGTCTGGGTATCTAGATATATGGTGTCAGCACGATTCGCATCTCGCAGATAAAAATGTAAAACACGAGAAATGAAAAAGGGCCGTCTCgcgaataagaagaagataaaaagagCCCCAAATGCCACAGAAACAACATACTTTGCCTTCAAGCACATGAGCAATGTAAACGCCTCCAAGCTAAAGTATCCTCTATCGACGTAGTCTCCAAGAAAGACAAAGCGAGTCTCCGCGCTCTGCGAAGACGCGACTGTATTCACAGCGGGCACATCGGCGGCTCcctgctgctcttcctctccgTCCTCGTCGCCTTCAGCGTCGCCCGAATCGGCCCCGCCTCCGGGAGACTTTagcttcttcctcagcttcgGGTTTGTGATTTCGGTCGGGGGCTCGATGTCCTCCGAGGTGATGACTGCGGTTGCTGACTTGGGCGCCTGGACGTTTGTCTCGCCCGGCATGCCACCGGCGACGCGGAAAAGCTCGAGCAGGTCGTAGAACTGGCCGTGGATGTCGCCGCATACGGTGACGGGCGTGCAGACGGGCTGGATGTTGGACTCTGCGAGACTCGTGGCATTAGTGACTGCATGCTTTCAtgcttctttctccatgCGTTCATATTCATACCCTCCATCAAGatctccttgaccttttcaCACAGCTCCTTCATGGCCCTCTCGGGCAGATAGTGGCactgcttggcctcctccagccaCTCGTCCAGCCCAGCATTGGGGCCCAGGTTGGCGGGGCCAGGTCGAGGAACACTTGTCGTCATCTTGGCGACTGCAGTCTGGCAATGGCGCAACGGCTAGGTTGTGTCAGCCCGACACGATGCCAAAAGTCAAGGGATGGGTTTTGGCTGAATGATGGTTTATCAGCGGCCCAAGATGACGCTCGAGTTTGTGGTGGGGGTTTTGGCTGGTTGGCTTGCTGTTTCAGGGCGCCAGGGGCTTGCGCTTCAGTGAGCCCAGCGCCGGATCTTCCTCGGAGGGGCCTGTGTGCTCACTAGAACTAGCAGCAGACTCAGTGGCGTACAGTAGCATTGATCTGGTTCAAGTCTCTCATTGGTACCGGCATCGTATCAAGCACGGCTGCAGGAGTGTGCATAACATGTCTCATACAAGTCACAGTCTTCCAAGATACTTGGCAACCTGGATTTTCTCGTATTACCTGGGCTTTGTATTGGTGAACATTAATGCCTTTGATCAACTACCTTTGTACTGTACCTTCGTGATAAAAATAACAAGTACTACATTCCATCAATCATCGGATCTCATCCTCGCAACGGCGGCACGTGACGGCTCCATACCTCTAACTCGCCACGAAAAGTCTCAACTAAAGCGGCGCTCACTAACTCCGATTTCTATGATACCGTCCTTGCAggcctttgcttttgcccttGTCAAGTCGATTTATTACGAAGCTATTAAATAGTGGACCCGCgttttctcattctcataTGACGGAAGACTGCGACTCATTCACGATATCTGTTGATCTTGATCTCGATCTCAACCCTCAGCCGCCGGCCAGACACAAACTCCGTTGATGCTTGACATAGCGTCTCCAAATCCCTCCGACATGCGCAATGTCGACTCAACCACCGCAGGTCCTGTCTCGCAGGACGAACGCTCCGGCTTCTGAGTCTACCAAGGTGAGATGATATGATCCGGTGCCTTGTCCGGGATCGAACTGAGCTGATGCCCTGCTCAGAGTAAAGCAACTGCCGACGGCGCGTCTCGCCCCGGTAAGAAGGGCTCGGCTGAGAAGCATGCTGAGGCTCGGAGCACCAACGACGCAGACACGCCAAAGGCCCCAAAGACCAGAACTCCTCATGAAGGCGAAAAGGTTATCATCCGACGGCTGCCTCCTGGAATGACTGAGACCGAATGCGTCTCTATTCTGGGCTCTGATTGGGCGgtgggcaatggcaaggtcGACTGGTTTTCATACGCCCCTGGCAAAGTATCTAGCGAGTATGTCTTTTGAGCAACCAGATATGAATCCCTCTTTTCCTAgttctctctttctttgacGCACTaacattggcaacatcaAGGCTTTCAAAGCCATCTCGTCCCGCTAGAGCATACATCCATGTCATGCGGAAGGACTACATCATGCCGCTAAGCGAAGTTGTTCGAAGTGCAACCTGGGAGGACGCCAAGTGCACCTTCAACAGCCCTTCTCTCATCGGCCCCCCAGCCCTGGAAATGTCCATCTACAAAAAGGTGCCAGGGACAAAGAAGCGGGTAGACGCTCGTCAAGGAACTATTGACCAAGACCCGGAATTTATGGCGTTTCTTGAAGGCCTCGCAAACCCCGTTCCACCCAGGGAAGGCATCGAGAACGAGGACGTTGAGGAAGCACCAGAAGCCAAGGTTACCACCACGCCATTGATTGAGTAtttgaaggaaaagaaggcaaaCAAAGCCAAGgaagctgccgctgccaagaGCGCGAAGCATTCCAGACAAGAGACCACGACAGCCAAGGGCAAATCCGGCTCTAAGGAGGATGAGGGCtctaagaagaagagcaaggattCTAGGAGCtccaaggctgagaaggcgGCCCCTAAGGAGCCCGTCAAGATTCTCACTAAgaaagctgctgcagcttcctCTGAAAAGTCTGCCGAGGCCGCCAAACCGGCCGCAAGCCAGACCAGCACGAGCGGCAATGCTAGTAGTACCACTGAAGCGCCAACCCCCAAGAGCCGCCGTGCCGGTGTTTCCATTGCCGCCCGTATGCTTCAGAGAGATCTCGGTCTTAGTCCAGGTAGTGCCTATCGACGAGCCCGACAAGATGCTGCAAAGGCCGAAGCC
The sequence above is drawn from the Trichoderma breve strain T069 chromosome 5, whole genome shotgun sequence genome and encodes:
- a CDS encoding calcineurin-like phosphoesterase domain-containing protein; protein product: MTTSVPRPGPANLGPNAGLDEWLEEAKQCHYLPERAMKELCEKVKEILMEESNIQPVCTPVTVCGDIHGQFYDLLELFRVAGGMPGETNVQAPKSATAVITSEDIEPPTEITNPKLRKKLKSPGGGADSGDAEGDEDGEEEQQGAADVPAVNTVASSQSAETRFVFLGDYVDRGYFSLEAFTLLMCLKAKYPDRIVLVRGNHESRQITQVYGFYEECQQKYGNASVWKACCHVFDFLVLAAIVDGELLCVHGGLSPEIRTIDQIRVVARAQEIPHEGAFCDLVWSDPDDIDTWAVSPRGAGWLFGDKVATEFNHVNGLKLIARAHQLVNEGYKYHFDESSVVTVWSAPNYCYRCGNVASIMTVDNDLAPKFSIFSAVPDDQRHVPASRRSPGDYFL
- a CDS encoding smg-4/UPF3 family domain-containing protein, whose amino-acid sequence is MSTQPPQVLSRRTNAPASESTKSKATADGASRPGKKGSAEKHAEARSTNDADTPKAPKTRTPHEGEKVIIRRLPPGMTETECVSILGSDWAVGNGKVDWFSYAPGKVSSELSKPSRPARAYIHVMRKDYIMPLSEVVRSATWEDAKCTFNSPSLIGPPALEMSIYKKVPGTKKRVDARQGTIDQDPEFMAFLEGLANPVPPREGIENEDVEEAPEAKVTTTPLIEYLKEKKANKAKEAAAAKSAKHSRQETTTAKGKSGSKEDEGSKKKSKDSRSSKAEKAAPKEPVKILTKKAAAASSEKSAEAAKPAASQTSTSGNASSTTEAPTPKSRRAGVSIAARMLQRDLGLSPGSAYRRARQDAAKAEAGSKSSATDKENKETSSAANENQPSPTPSSNETATNAQTPAKDSASKAQQSTRKTRGGKNADKAKPSEASGGQNPTATAPVILKKKSAASGDADASKPAAETASKSGAGAANGPKSASAKSAGSQKKSAAAASANATRGFVKHANSSQGITEPVLKQALEVFGTITFIEVDKRKGFAYVDFADHSSLAKAISASPISVAQGTVQVLERKDKKPAAPSSGSGNAAAAAAPSTSNTASNGAAPEKSSGSGRGRRGRGGKGAAATNGTPIAATSGG